In Caballeronia sp. TF1N1, the DNA window AAGGAATTCGCGTAATCAATGTTCCGGCAGGGCCGCCCGTGCAATTGCCCAAGGAGCAATTACTTCCGTTCATGGACGAATTCGCGCGCTTCGTGATCGGGTTCTTCGAGAAAGAGGAAACGCCCTATCACGTGGTCCATGCAAACTTCTTCATGTCGGGACTCGTCGGCATGCGAATCAAGGCTGCGCTCGGCACGCCGCTCGTCACCACGTTCCACGCGCTCGGTCGCGTGCGGCGCATTCATCAAGGCGCAGGCGATGGCTTTCCCGACGAGCGCTTCGACATAGAAGATGCGCTCGTTCGCGAGTCGGATTCCGTTATCGCCGAATGTCCGCAAGATGCTGCCGATCTCATCGCGCTATATCAGGCGGAGCGTCAGCGGATCGACCTCGTGCCATGCGGCTTCGACAGCGCGGAGTTTCATCCGATCAACAAGCATGAAGCGCGCGAGCGGCTCGGCTGGCCGCAGGACAAGTTCATTGCATTGCAACTCGGGCGCATGGTGCCGCGCAAGGGGATCGATAATGTCGTGCGCGGGATTGGCGTGTGCAATCGCGAGTTGAACGAAGACGCGCATCTCTACGTGATCGGCGGCAACTCGGATGAGGCCAACGAAATCGCGACACCGGAAATCGGCAGACTGCGCGGAATAGCCCGCGAATGCGGCGTGGAAGACCACGTCAATTTTCTCGGACGTCATGGACGCCAGCGTTTGAAGGAGTTTTATAACGCGGCGGATGTCTTCGTCACGACGCCCTGGTACGAGCCCTTCGGCATTACCCCGCTCGAGGCCATGGCCTGTGGCACGCCTGTAATTGGCGCGGATGTGGGCGGCATTCGCTACTCGGTCGCTCATCAAGAGACTGGCCTGCTCGTTCCGCCGAAAGACCCGCATGCACTGGCGGCCGCGCTTGCCATGCTCAAGCGCGATCCCGCGCTCGCCGAAAGCATGGGCGCGGCAGGGTTGGAACGGGCGCGCTCGATGTTCACATGGACCGGCGTCGCGCAAGCGCTAGAACGCGTCTACGCGCGCGTGGCGGAAGTGGAATTTTCGAACACCGTGCTCGATGAGCGCAGTGCTTACGGTGGCGCTTCCGCATGAAGCCGACACTCCTTCGCCCTGCCGTGTTTCTGGATAAGGACGGCACCTTGCTCGACGACGTGCCTTACAACGTCGACCCGCTGAAGATGCGTCTTGCACCTGGCGCCGTTAATGCGCTCGCGCTCTTCGCACGCATGGACGTACCGGTCGTCGTTATCAGCAATCAAAGCGGCGTGGCGCTTGGCAAGTTCGATGAAGCGGCGCTCGCCGATGTCGAACGCACGCTGCATGAACTTGCGGCGCGCGCAGGCGCACGACTCGCTGGCGTGTACTTCTGCCCGCATCATCCACAAGGAACGGTGGCGAAATACCGGAAAATATGCGAATGCCGCAAGCCAGCGTCCGGCATGATCGAACGCGCGGCGCGTGACCTCGGTCTTGATCTTGCACGTAGCTGGTTCGTCGGAGACATACTCGACGATGTCGAAGCGGGTCATCGTGCAGGTTGCCGCGCCGTGCTTATCGACAATGGCAACGAGACGTTATGGCAGCGTGGCCCACTGCGCGAGCCCGACGCCATTGCGAAAGACATGCACGAAGCAGCGCGCGTGATTGAGTCGGCATGGCATGGGGAGCTTGCAGCGTGAAGCGCGAGCGAATCCCTGTTGTCGCGATCGCGCCTCATGCGCGCGCACCGGAGTCGCGTCCGCAAGGCGTCTGGGGCGAAAACGTCAAGCGCATCCTCTGCGTACGTACCGACAATCTTGGCGACGTGCTGATGACGACGCCTGCTCTGCACGCTCTCAAACATGCGTATCCCGGACGGCATCTGAGCTTGCTTGCATCGCGTTCGGGTGCGATGGCCGCGCGCTTCATCGAAGATATCGATGACGTGATCGAGTATGACGCGCCGTGGGTCAAGCATGACACGCCCATCGACGCGAGTCGCGATCTTGCAATGCTCGAACGCATTCAAATGCTCGGCTTCGATGCCGCCGTGATCTTCACGGTCTATAGCCAGAATCCTTTGCCTGCCGCAATGTTTTGTCATCTTGCGGGTATCCCGCGAAGGTTGGCGCATTGCCGCGAGAATCCCTACGGTTTGCTCACCGACTGGGTCGCCGAAACCGAACCGCAGAACGGCACACGTCACGAGGTCGAGCGTCAGCTTGCGTTGGTCGCTCAAGTAGGCGCACGCGCCGATGACAGGCGCATGCGCTTCACGGTTCGAGACGGCGATGAGGCATCGCTTGCGCAGAAGCTCGTTGCACGCGGTATCGATCTTCATGAGCCATTTTTCATGATGCATCCAGGTGCGACGGCGGCATCGCGTCGTTATCCGCCCGAGCGCTTCGCGGAGGTCGCGCAAGCGCTCAACGCGCGCACGGGCTGGCCAGTCGTCGTCACG includes these proteins:
- a CDS encoding glycosyltransferase family 1 protein, whose protein sequence is MKIALISEHASPLAVAGGVDSGGQNIYVAHVARQLARSGHEVDVFTRRDRSLLPLVSRFEGIRVINVPAGPPVQLPKEQLLPFMDEFARFVIGFFEKEETPYHVVHANFFMSGLVGMRIKAALGTPLVTTFHALGRVRRIHQGAGDGFPDERFDIEDALVRESDSVIAECPQDAADLIALYQAERQRIDLVPCGFDSAEFHPINKHEARERLGWPQDKFIALQLGRMVPRKGIDNVVRGIGVCNRELNEDAHLYVIGGNSDEANEIATPEIGRLRGIARECGVEDHVNFLGRHGRQRLKEFYNAADVFVTTPWYEPFGITPLEAMACGTPVIGADVGGIRYSVAHQETGLLVPPKDPHALAAALAMLKRDPALAESMGAAGLERARSMFTWTGVAQALERVYARVAEVEFSNTVLDERSAYGGASA
- a CDS encoding HAD-IIIA family hydrolase → MKPTLLRPAVFLDKDGTLLDDVPYNVDPLKMRLAPGAVNALALFARMDVPVVVISNQSGVALGKFDEAALADVERTLHELAARAGARLAGVYFCPHHPQGTVAKYRKICECRKPASGMIERAARDLGLDLARSWFVGDILDDVEAGHRAGCRAVLIDNGNETLWQRGPLREPDAIAKDMHEAARVIESAWHGELAA
- the waaF gene encoding lipopolysaccharide heptosyltransferase II, whose translation is MAWGACSVKRERIPVVAIAPHARAPESRPQGVWGENVKRILCVRTDNLGDVLMTTPALHALKHAYPGRHLSLLASRSGAMAARFIEDIDDVIEYDAPWVKHDTPIDASRDLAMLERIQMLGFDAAVIFTVYSQNPLPAAMFCHLAGIPRRLAHCRENPYGLLTDWVAETEPQNGTRHEVERQLALVAQVGARADDRRMRFTVRDGDEASLAQKLVARGIDLHEPFFMMHPGATAASRRYPPERFAEVAQALNARTGWPVVVTGSASEAELCREVSGGHGGISDLSGALDLGELAALVKHARVLVSNNSGPVHIASALGTPVVDLYALTNPQHTPWQTPHSVLNHDVPCRWCYRSICPEGHHLCLLGVSVDEVIDAVMSLCDARADAAAPLSIHP